The following coding sequences lie in one Halorussus halophilus genomic window:
- a CDS encoding outer membrane protein assembly factor BamB family protein: MPSYSRRQALKTLPALAVGLSGCSMLSQDDEGKLPMQTAWHYRIDEPTHGLRPADGPLLVGSRSPFRDGTVLTAIDAETGDERWTVSGAKGRGSPVGADDEYAYVFSKAEEMFAVDYATGETVWEKPIDHVDYADPGVVEYAPIPLDDSVVVPVSGTENDAPDRLVGFDRESGAHRFTYDLPASLAGAPARDGRGVIVPLLDGTLRRMNSEGTEQWRLDVGATLSAVAVNDGTAYVGSATEQLLAFDAESGERRWSGSLENTVFTRPLVTDDTVYVGAADYYLYAFDRVTGRRRWRTETANAITSGPTMAGGKLVTLVGGNPRQRGDSGTVPFSPTALYVHDMKGALVNEYRFDGYLEGGQVRWGAVIGDGVYLGQGWQLARLDEEVLSNE; this comes from the coding sequence ATGCCCTCCTATTCGCGCCGCCAAGCGCTGAAAACTCTCCCCGCGCTGGCTGTCGGTCTCTCCGGTTGCAGTATGCTCTCTCAAGACGACGAGGGAAAACTGCCGATGCAGACCGCGTGGCACTACAGAATCGACGAACCAACCCACGGTCTTCGGCCTGCGGATGGGCCACTGCTCGTCGGGTCTCGAAGTCCGTTCAGGGATGGAACAGTTCTGACCGCGATTGATGCAGAGACCGGAGACGAACGATGGACCGTATCCGGTGCGAAAGGTCGCGGTTCTCCCGTCGGTGCCGACGACGAGTACGCCTACGTCTTCTCCAAAGCCGAAGAGATGTTCGCCGTCGATTACGCCACTGGCGAGACAGTTTGGGAGAAACCAATCGACCACGTAGATTACGCAGACCCCGGTGTCGTAGAGTACGCGCCGATTCCACTCGACGATAGCGTCGTCGTTCCGGTCTCGGGAACCGAAAACGACGCCCCCGACAGACTCGTCGGATTCGACCGGGAAAGCGGTGCCCACCGATTCACCTACGACCTTCCGGCATCGCTCGCGGGCGCACCTGCCAGAGACGGACGTGGCGTAATCGTTCCCTTGCTCGATGGCACGCTCCGGCGCATGAACTCCGAGGGAACGGAGCAGTGGCGTCTCGACGTTGGTGCGACACTGTCCGCTGTCGCCGTCAACGATGGGACGGCGTACGTCGGTAGTGCAACCGAACAGTTACTCGCGTTCGATGCTGAGAGCGGTGAACGACGATGGTCGGGGTCGCTCGAGAATACCGTGTTCACTCGGCCACTCGTCACCGACGACACGGTGTACGTCGGAGCGGCAGATTACTACCTCTACGCGTTCGACCGGGTGACCGGTAGACGGCGCTGGCGGACCGAGACGGCCAACGCGATAACGAGCGGTCCGACGATGGCCGGTGGAAAACTGGTGACGTTGGTCGGCGGGAACCCACGCCAGCGTGGAGACAGCGGCACGGTTCCGTTCTCACCGACCGCCCTCTACGTCCACGATATGAAGGGAGCCCTCGTCAACGAGTACCGATTCGACGGCTATCTCGAAGGAGGCCAAGTTCGATGGGGCGCAGTAATCGGTGACGGCGTTTACCTCGGACAGGGTTGGCAACTAGCGCGACTCGACGAGGAGGTGTTGTCGAATGAGTGA
- a CDS encoding PQQ-like beta-propeller repeat protein, whose amino-acid sequence MSDRPTGVSRRDVLGGLTTIGALSIAGCSSLPVGGSNSTAPVWRQDIPDASTASPLAVANGQLIVGAQDKALHGFDARGGERSFRFETGGPIEAQPAVPEQGGPYHVHSTDGDLYAVSPAGSRLWQSEGVHERGMIARSGSLLVALDPSGDHRTIRGLDAKSGDERFERAVNTYRLTGFTDELLVVPVPTSADQVRVAALSKRDGSVQWQTDAQSYYPSIVPTGEIVLTVQKSTVTAREPSDGSVRWQTEVGEMDSYRPPALGEQVYLRSHPPNSDSEVVALDRNSGKIEWRRSSGYQIEWVEPTPDGVFVGSEVNDPDGGILARVDCFELDGSRRWKTVTEAPTMEELVVFENLVVCSAERELVAVERDTGETRWRYEPESYSRLSLATHDDSLFVSYIDDGAVAQLPTE is encoded by the coding sequence ATGAGTGACCGTCCTACTGGAGTATCTCGCCGCGACGTTCTCGGCGGACTGACGACGATTGGGGCGCTCTCGATTGCTGGCTGTAGTTCGCTTCCAGTCGGCGGGTCGAACAGTACTGCACCAGTGTGGCGACAGGACATTCCGGATGCGAGTACTGCCAGCCCACTCGCAGTTGCTAACGGCCAGCTTATCGTCGGCGCACAAGACAAGGCACTACACGGGTTCGATGCTCGTGGTGGCGAGCGGTCGTTCAGATTCGAGACGGGTGGGCCTATCGAGGCACAGCCAGCCGTCCCGGAACAGGGTGGTCCTTATCACGTCCACAGCACTGATGGCGACCTCTACGCTGTCAGTCCTGCAGGGAGTCGTCTCTGGCAGAGCGAGGGAGTACACGAGCGCGGAATGATAGCGCGCTCTGGGTCACTGCTCGTCGCACTCGACCCCTCCGGTGACCATCGAACGATTCGTGGACTCGACGCGAAGTCGGGCGACGAGCGGTTCGAACGGGCGGTCAATACGTACCGACTGACCGGGTTCACAGACGAACTGCTCGTCGTGCCGGTGCCGACGAGCGCGGACCAAGTTCGGGTCGCTGCGCTCTCCAAACGTGATGGAAGCGTTCAGTGGCAGACAGACGCGCAGTCGTACTACCCGAGTATCGTACCCACCGGCGAGATTGTTCTCACCGTCCAGAAATCTACCGTGACGGCACGGGAACCGAGCGACGGGAGCGTTCGATGGCAGACGGAAGTCGGCGAAATGGACTCGTATCGTCCGCCTGCACTCGGCGAACAGGTCTATCTTCGAAGCCATCCTCCGAACTCGGATTCGGAAGTCGTCGCGCTCGACCGAAACTCTGGAAAAATCGAGTGGCGTCGCTCCAGTGGCTACCAAATCGAGTGGGTCGAACCGACTCCCGACGGAGTGTTCGTCGGGAGCGAAGTAAACGACCCGGACGGAGGTATACTGGCCCGAGTCGATTGTTTCGAACTCGACGGGAGCCGCCGATGGAAGACAGTCACCGAGGCACCGACTATGGAAGAACTGGTCGTGTTCGAGAATCTCGTCGTCTGCTCGGCTGAGCGAGAGCTCGTCGCAGTTGAGCGCGACACGGGCGAAACACGTTGGCGCTACGAACCCGAATCGTACAGTCGTCTCAGTCTGGCGACTCACGACGATTCTCTCTTCGTTTCCTACATCGACGATGGGGCAGTCGCGCAACTGCCGACGGAATAG
- a CDS encoding DUF4326 domain-containing protein, producing the protein MTEETTTEQRTLTGDPTTSLVNQKHTDEFDVDIGRSNHGRNNIENTDVGTPGWLGNPYSVSDGYSRSEAIEKYRTSFCERLEDDEFREAVEELRGKTLACWCVASPQQTASEPFETCHGEVILAYLQGEVAGLED; encoded by the coding sequence ATGACTGAGGAAACGACGACGGAGCAACGGACGCTCACCGGCGACCCGACGACGTCGCTAGTTAATCAGAAGCATACTGACGAGTTCGACGTGGACATCGGTCGGTCGAACCACGGTCGGAACAACATCGAGAACACCGACGTCGGCACGCCCGGTTGGCTCGGGAATCCGTATTCGGTATCAGATGGGTATTCTCGCTCGGAGGCTATCGAAAAGTACCGTACTTCGTTCTGCGAGCGATTGGAAGACGACGAGTTCCGGGAAGCGGTGGAGGAACTTCGCGGGAAGACGCTCGCCTGTTGGTGTGTCGCCTCGCCACAGCAAACTGCTTCAGAACCGTTCGAGACGTGCCACGGAGAGGTGATTCTCGCGTATCTGCAAGGGGAGGTAGCTGGACTGGAGGACTAA
- the rdfA gene encoding rod-determining factor RdfA has product MTDESVDEPTPVNATEADPERRSKVGRIIAERTLEGMGEELERRWTGEGREQSSLRELADYFNQRVLRETLDAQNVEVLDGEVENFYELLTGDDVSGGMRVQTERRLERDGIDVDRLKNDFVSHQAIHTYLRKYRGAEATSNDSEDKVEETRTTIQQLRSRVQAVTETSLDALRTANELRIGRFDVYVDVRVTCNDCQSQYSVGDLLDRGRCQCE; this is encoded by the coding sequence ATGACTGACGAGTCAGTGGACGAACCGACTCCGGTGAACGCAACGGAAGCGGACCCCGAGCGTCGGAGCAAGGTCGGCCGAATCATCGCAGAGCGGACCCTCGAAGGGATGGGCGAGGAACTAGAGCGTCGGTGGACTGGCGAGGGCCGCGAGCAGTCAAGTCTCCGCGAACTCGCGGACTACTTCAACCAGCGCGTCCTCCGAGAGACGCTGGACGCCCAGAACGTCGAAGTGCTGGACGGCGAAGTCGAGAACTTCTACGAACTGCTCACCGGTGACGACGTCTCGGGTGGGATGCGAGTACAGACTGAACGACGACTCGAACGGGACGGCATCGACGTAGACCGACTCAAGAACGACTTCGTCTCTCACCAAGCTATCCACACGTACCTGCGCAAGTACAGGGGTGCAGAGGCAACGTCGAACGATTCAGAAGACAAGGTCGAGGAAACCCGCACTACGATTCAACAACTTCGGAGTCGTGTGCAGGCGGTCACGGAGACGTCACTCGACGCACTCCGAACGGCAAACGAGCTACGTATCGGGCGTTTCGACGTGTACGTCGATGTCCGCGTCACGTGCAACGACTGCCAGTCACAGTACTCCGTCGGGGACCTCCTCGACCGCGGCCGTTGCCAGTGCGAGTAG